A DNA window from Hordeum vulgare subsp. vulgare chromosome 1H, MorexV3_pseudomolecules_assembly, whole genome shotgun sequence contains the following coding sequences:
- the LOC123427312 gene encoding hexokinase-7, with product MVAAVDEAAEKVVAQLREECATPATRLDGVATAMEEEMRAGLHEEGSSKIKMIISYVDNLPNGSEEGLFYALDLGGTNFRVLRVQLAGKDKRVVKHESREVSIPPHLMSGSAAELFGFIASALAKFVADEGHNKVLDGKQRELGFTFSFPVRQSSIASGTLIKWTKAFAVDDAVGEDVVAELQTAMEKQGVDMRVSALINDTVGTLAAGSYNDEDVVIGVILGTGSNAAYVEKANAIPKLEGELPKSGNMVINTEWGNFSSSCLPITEYDQALDKESLNPREQIFEKLISGMYLGDIVRRVLLKIASQSSIFGPIKHTRLKTRLILRTPDISAMHHDETPDLRIVAETLAETLKIKDTSLETRKMVVEICDIVTSRSARLAAAGIVGIIRKIGRGTPGDKRKTVIAIDGGLFEHYAKFRQCLESTLVELLGEEASEFVAVKLTKDGSGLGAALIAAAHSQYLN from the exons ATGGTGGCGGCGGTCGACGAGGCGGCGGAGAAGGTGGTAGCGCAGCTCCGGGAGGAGTGCGCGACCCCGGCGACGCGGCTGGATGGCGTGGCgacggccatggaggaggagatgAGGGCTGGGCTGCACGAGGAGGGCAGCAGCAAGATCAAGATGATTATCTCCTACGTCGACAACCTCCCCAACGG GAGTGAAGAAGGCTTGTTCTACGCACTGGACCTTGGAGGAACAAATTTCCGCGTGCTTCGTGTGCAGCTTGCTGGCAAGGACAAGCGCGTCGTCAAGCATGAATCCAGGGAGGTCTCTATTCCTCCTCATCTCATGTCAGGCAGTGCTGCG GAGTTGTTTGGCTTCATCGCGTCCGCGCTAGCCAAGTTTGTTGCGGACGAAGGACATAACAAAGTGTTGGACGGCAAGCAGAGGGAGCTGGGCTTCACCTTCTCTTTCCCTGTGAGGCAGTCGTCCATCGCGTCGGGCACTCTGATCAAGTGGACAAAGGCGTTTGCCGTCGATGACGCG GTCGGTGAAGATGTAGTCGCGGAATTGCAGACTGCCATGGAGAAGCAAGGTGTCGACATGCGCGTGTCTGCGTTG ATAAACGACACCGTAGGGACACTGGCTGCGGGCAGCTATAACGATGAAGATGTTGTCATCGGTGTGATATTAGGTACTGGCTCAAATGCCGCATATGTAGAAAAGGCAAATGCCATACCCAAGTTGGAAGGAGAGTTACCAAAATCAGGAAATATG gtTATAAATACCGAATGGGgtaacttctcttcttcatgcctTCCAATCACAGAATATGATCAAGCATTAGACAAGGAGAGCCTAAATCCTAGAGAGCAG ATCTTTGAAAAGTTAATTTCTGGAATGTATCTTGGCGACATTGTGAGGCGAGTGCTTCTTAAAATCGCCTCACAGTCTTCGATTTTTGGTCCCATCAAGCACACCAGGCTCAAAACTCGCTTGATTCTGAG GACTCCTGATATTTCCGCGATGCACCATGATGAAACCCCTGATCTGAGGATTGTAGCCGAAACACTGGCAGAAACCCTGAAGATCAAAGACACGTCCTTGGAGACTCGGAAGATGGTCGTTGAAATCTGCGACATTGTGACCAGTAGGTCTGCCCGGCTGGCTGCAGCTGGGATTGTGGGGATAATCAGGAAGATTGGTAGGGGCACACCAGGCGACAAAAGGAAGACAGTCATCGCCATCGACGGCGGGCTGTTTGAGCATTACGCCAAGTTCCGGCAGTGCCTGGAGAGCACGCTGGTGGAGCTGCTTGGCGAGGAGGCGTCGGAGTTTGTCGCGGTCAAGCTCACAAAGGATGGTTCGGGCCTCGGAGCTGCCCTGATTGCGGCTGCTCACTCTCAGTACCTCAACTGA